One Trichosurus vulpecula isolate mTriVul1 chromosome 7, mTriVul1.pri, whole genome shotgun sequence genomic region harbors:
- the LOC118855762 gene encoding serine/threonine-protein phosphatase 2A activator-like, which yields MAESGRQQPSDSLEESPPTAHNFMIPKKEINTVPDMGKWKRSQAYADYIGFIFTLNEGVKGKKLTCEYKVSEPVNKLVALLNTLDRWIDETPPMDQPSRFGNKAFRTWYAKLDQEAENLVATVVPSHLAGAVPEVALYLKESVGNPTRIDYGTGHEAAFAAFLCCLCKIGVLRVDDQMAIVFKVFNRYLEVMRKL from the coding sequence ATGGCAGAGAGCGGTCGCCAGCAGCCTTCAGACTCTTTGGAGGAGTCCCCTCCTACTGCTCATAACTTCATGATTCCAAAGAAGGAGATAAATACAGTTCCTGACATGGGCAAGTGGAAACGGTCTCAGGCATATGCAGATTACATTGGTTTCATCTTCACCTTAAATGAAGGGGTTAAGGGGAAGAAGTTAACCTGTGAATACAAAGTCTCTGAGCCCGTTAATAAGCTTGTCGCTCTCCTCAACACATTAGACAGATGGATTGATGAGACCCCTCCCATGGATCAGCCCTCCAGATTTGGGAACAAAGCCTTCAGGACTTGGTATGCTAAACTTGACCAGGAAGCAGAAAACCTAGTGGCCACAGTGGTCCCTAGTCATCTGGCAGGTGCTGTACCTGAGGTGGCCCTTTACCTAAAGGAATCAGTGGGAAACCCTACCCGAATTGATTATGGCACAGGTCATGAAGCGGCCTTTGCTGCCTTCCTTTGCTGTCTCTGCAAGATTGGAGTCCTCAGGGTAGATGATCAAATGGCCATTGTCTTCAAAGTATTTAATCGGTACCTTGAGGTTATGAGGAAACTTTAG